Proteins encoded together in one Salvelinus fontinalis isolate EN_2023a chromosome 6, ASM2944872v1, whole genome shotgun sequence window:
- the LOC129858292 gene encoding protocadherin-12-like — MLDRTVISHTVMLLALLLVLSLASGAQSSDPAPLTVMYRVWEEQPVGTRVGHLVDDLRQRGETEALEDFQVVEHGQALPFSIGARDGTLSTLGQLDREELCRGSDLCELAFSVLYRKGGAIHFLRVRVEVMDLNDHSPTFPSGKQELEISETATLRMRIPLDRAVDPDAGPNGLQTYSLSVNQHFALDVRSTADGPKQAELVVIKELDREVQSSFELTLVAWDKGNPPRSGSTLVRVKVLDSNDNSPMFEDSTPTVELTEDTARGTIVINLKATDPDQGANGEVEYSLSKHAPPEVQKLFSVHPQSGAVTLKGQLDYEDKHSYEVDIQARDLGPNAIPSHCKLHVKLRDINDNAPRIHVTWTPPDSPVATVLEGAPEDTFLALMMVSDADSGDNGNVHAHIWHGSGHFRLKKIHGDNYMIVTNGTLDREKVMEYNLTLLAQDYGDPPLSCVRYLVVHVLDENDNAPVFSKSHYRASFKENNAVGLQVLKVEANDVDIELSGRVSYSIRESNELGTPTASFAIHPISGVVSAQQSLDYEESPTYSFIVEAIDHGHPPLTSTATVLIEIQDVNDNYPVIKEPMPKKGIAFVSVPVNAEKGEMVTELGDGAEEGSTYPPIDRSAQNGLSGFLATTIKANDLDSGLNGRLSYMITDGNPTGLFRLDDTTGQLYVNTTNATELIGKTFRVDIAVLDKGSPRLVTKVTLEVTFVNLQDHLKNSAPGNRGHLSFTMMMAICLGASCLLLLLAVALVTTFCRPTKRDNHAYNCRMAESTYTRHPRRPQKNIRKTDIQLVPVLRGRREDPPEDEDEAQPLSPMPLVVEEQHTELQYSIATSMYPTVHSQAYPDGGATLPVSHTRTLRKPGSIEMDGTLPRTPTTPYRTLRKARNPSLSSSLSQTSTLRRHGNSEIQARPDVEEPEPSSPVSQVATLRTSKNTDTRGVHDAEDHKRMLRNLVRLSMAAFGDNSIELSAASPEVQQISQLLSLLHQGQLQPRPNFRGNKYSHRAGRTGVQDTDCQSTKDSGHGESEAGDMDWDTGRDSPVDLLLEEDLNTLLNNPDDVFADIEDPAWMARLSLPLTADYHKNIFVPNGPPSSDTHCSPDTLDSSSFSTFGKTPEKDGPLGGALLSEVNTLFNMLLTQKGDSQSRPSPDVLYRLSAAYRRSLGLDGAANAPRNSGNPEKTSPLAHCSAQFP, encoded by the exons ATGCTGGACAGGACAGTAATATCTCACACAGTCATGCTGCTGGCTCTACTGCTGGTTCTGAGTCTTGCTTCTGGGGCCCAGTCTTCAGACCCAGCCCCATTAACTGTTATGTACAGAGTCTGGGAGGAGCAACCTGTGGGCACCAGGGTCGGCCATCTGGTCGATGACCTGCGTCAGAGAGGCGAGACAGAGGCATTGGAGGATTTCCAGGTCGTGGAGCACGGTCAAGCCCTGCCTTTCTCCATCGGAGCGAGAGACGGAACTCTCTCCACTCTAGGACAGCTGGACCGGGAGGAGCTATGTCGAGGCTCGGACCTGTGTGAGCTGGCCTTCAGTGTCCTCTACAGGAAAGGTGGTGCTATCCACTTTCTGAGGGTGCGGGTGGAGGTGATGGACCTGAATGACCACAGCCCCACCTTCCCCAGTGGCAAGCAGGAATTGGAGATCTCTGAGACGGCCACGTTGCGGATGCGGATTCCCCTGGACCGAGCCGTGGACCCGGATGCCGGCCCCAATGGACTGCAGACCTACTCACTGTCCGTTAACCAGCACTTTGCCCTGGATGTAAGGAGCACTGCAGATGGGCCAAAGCAAGCAGAGCTGGTGGTGATCAAGGAGCTGGACAGGGAGGTGCAGTCCTCCTTCGAGCTGACTCTGGTGGCCTGGGATAAGGGGAACCCTCCCAGGTCGGGCAGTACTCTGGTCAGAGTCAAAGTCTTGGACTCTAACGATAACAGCCCCATGTTTGAGGATAGCACCCCCACCGTGGAACTAACCGAGGACACAGCCCGTGGGACTATCGTCATCAACCTCAAGGCCACGGACCCTGATCAAGGGGCCAATGGGGAGGTTGAGTACTCTCTAAGCAAACATGCTCCACCCGAGGTGCAGAAGCTTTTCAGTGTCCACCCCCAGAGTGGGGCAGTGACCTTAAAAGGCCAACTGGACTATGAGGACAAACACTCTTATGAGGTGGACATCCAGGCTCGCGATCTTGGGCCCAACGCCATCCCCTCTCACTGTAAACTACATGTCAAGCTGAGGGACATCAATGATAATGCACCAAGAATCCACGTGACTTGGACACCTCCTGATTCTCCAGTAGCAACTGTTTTAGAGGGTGCACCGGAGGACACATTCCTCGCACTGATGATGGTCTCTGATGCAGATTCCGGGGACAATGGGAATGTGCATGCCCACATCTGGCACGGATCAGGCCACTTCCGCCTCAAGAAAATACATGGCGACAACTACATGATCGTAACCAATGGCACCCTGGATCGCGAAAAGGTCATGGAGTATAATCTCACGTTACTTGCCCAGGATTACGGTGACCCTCCACTGTCATGTGTTAGATACCTAGTTGTCCATGTGTTGGATgagaatgacaatgcccctgtgttcTCCAAGTCCCACTACAGGGCTTCCTTCAAGGAGAACAATGCCGTAGGCCTACAGGTCCTCAAGGTAGAAGCTAATGATGTGGACATTGAGCTTAGCGGCAGGGTGTCCTACTCCATCCGAGAGTCCAATGAACTGGGAACTCCCACGGCATCTTTTGCCATCCACCCCATCAGTGGCGTAGTCAGCGCCCAGCAGTCATTGGACTATGAGGAGTCTCCCACCTACTCCTTCATCGTGGAGGCCATAGACCATGGGCATCCACCCCTCACCAGCACTGCCACGGTACTCATCGAGATCCAGGATGTCAATGACAACTACCCCGTCATCAAGGAGCCAATGCCAAAGAAAGGCATAGCCTTTGTGAGCGTCCCTGTCAACgcagagaagggggagatggTGACAGAGCTAGGGGATGGTGCTGAAGAAGGCTCCACCTATCCTCCGATCGATCGCTCTGCACAAAATGGACTTTCAGGATTCCTGGCCACTACCATCAAGGCCAACGATCTAGACTCTGGCCTCAATGGAAGACTCAGCTACATGATCACAGATGGAAATCCCACAGGACTGTTCAGACTCGACGACACTACCGGACAACTGTATGTTAACACGACCAATGCTACAGAGCTCATTGGGAAGACTTTCAGAGTGGATATCGCTGTATTGGACAAGGGCTCTCCAAGGCTAGTGACAAAGGTCACCTTGGAGGTGACTTTCGTCAACTTGCAGGACCATCTGAAGAACTCAGCCCCTGGTAACCGTGGCCATCTGAGTTTCACCATGATGATGGCCATATGCCTGGGGGCCAGCTGCCTCCTGCTTCTCCTGGCTGTTGCCCTGGTGACCACCTTCTGTCGCCCCACGAAACGAGACAACCATGCCTACAACTGCAGGATGGCTGAGTCCACCTACACGCGTCACCCTCGCCGTCCACAGAAGAACATCAGGAAGACGGACATCCAGCTGGTGCCAGTCCTGAGGGGACGAAGGGAGGACCCTCCGGAAGACGAGGATGAAGCCCAGCCCCTCTCCCCTATGCCCCTGGTGGTTGAAGAGCAGCACACCGAATTGCAATACAGCATAGCCACCTCCATGTACCCAACAGTCCACTCCCAGGCCTACCCTGATGGGGGCGCAACGCTGCCAGTCTCCCATACCAGAACACTCAGGAAACCTGGGAGCATCGAGATGGACGGCACTCTCCCTCGAACCCCCACCACTCCTTACCGAACCCTGCGCAAGGCAAGAAACCCTTCGTTGTCCTCctcactctcccagaccagcacCCTGAGGCGACATGGGAACTCTGAGATCCAGGCTAGGCCTGACGTTGAAGAGCCAGAACCATCCTCCCCAGTGTCCCAGGTAGCAACACTTAGAACATCCAAGAACACAGACACCAGAGGTGTACATGATGCTGAAGACCACAAACGGATGCTGAGGaacttggtccgtctctccatgGCTGCCTTCGGAGACAACTCCATCGAGCTGTCTGCTGCCTCTCCAGAAGTACAG CAGATCTCCCAGCTCCTCTCCCTACTCCACCAGGGCCAGCTGCAGCCGAGACCCAACTTCCGAGGCAACAAGTACTCCCATCGCGCTGGCAG GACCGGCGTTCAGGACACTGATTGTCAGAGCACCAAGGACAGTGGCCATGGCGAGAGTGAAGCCGGAGACATGGACTGGGACACGGGCCGAGACTCCCCTGTCGATCTGCTACTGGAGGAGGACCTTAACACCCTGCTCAACAACCCTG ATGATGTCTTTGCTGACATAGAGGACCCTGCATGGATGGCccgcctctccctccccctcactgCAGACTACCACAAGAACATTTTTGTCCCCAACGGGCCACCGTCCTCCGACACCCATTGCTCCCCAGACACTCTtgactcctcctccttctccacctTCGGCAAGACGCCGGAGAAGGATGGCCCGCTGGGCGGGGCCTTGCTCTCTGAGGTCAACACCTTGTTTAACATGCTCCTGACCCAGAAGGGCGACTCTCAGTCACGCCCCTCGCCAGATGTGCTCTACAGATTGTCTGCCGCCTACCGGCGCTCGCTAGGGCTGGACGGAGCTGCCAATGCGCCACGGAACTCTGGGAACCCCGAAAAGACGTCCCCTCTGGCTCATTGCTCGGCCCAATTCCCTTAG